In Chelonia mydas isolate rCheMyd1 chromosome 19, rCheMyd1.pri.v2, whole genome shotgun sequence, the following are encoded in one genomic region:
- the TCEA3 gene encoding transcription elongation factor A protein 3 isoform X1, translated as MGRAEELVRIAKKLDKMVTRKNTDGALDLLKELNGYTMTIELLQSTRIGVAVNTVRKQCSDEEVVALAKILIKNWKRLLESSGTPKREKALEGQKNKKEKSLDFPSWQPEGANSHPVKRCKSPAEKHKEKHKERDFPNHKAVGPLPGSKKHSSDQKQDRKSSKSGSHTATPKSHSADSKPDRETSDCRALPATSKKSHLDGKKERRDSTDSRSSTITASSSSSSPQKRPSVERRPSTGSNPAASPPGSRKNSSDGKEERPNSAKSKPETPKTPSSPSSPTFAPTICFLASCYLTGDSVRDKCVEMISAALKMDDDYKQFGVNCDKMASEIEDHIFQELKSTDMKYRNRVRSRISNLKDPKNPNLRRNVLNGAISPSLIARMTAEEMASDELKELRNAMTLEAIREHQMAKTGGTTTDLFQCGKCKKKNCTYNQVQTRSADEPMTTFVLCNECGNRWKFC; from the exons GACGGAGCTCTTGATTTGCTGAAAGAACTGAACGGCTACACTATGACCATCGAGCTGCTGCAG TCCACGAGAATCGGCGTGGCCGTCAACACTGTCCGGAAGCAGTGCTCGGACGAAGAGGTGGTGGCCCTGGCGAAAATCCTCATCAAGAACTGGAAACGGCTGCTAG AGTCCTCGGGAACCCCGAAGAGAGAGAAGGCCCTGGAAGggcaaaagaataaaaaagaaaaaagtctcgACTTTCCCAGCTGGCAGCCCGAAGGGGCGAATTCCCATCCAGTGAAACGCTGCAAAAGCCCCGCTGAGAAGCACAAGGAAAAGCACAAAGAAAG GGACTTTCCCAATCATAAGGCAGTGGGCCCTCTTCCTGGCTCGAAGAAACATTCATCGGATCAGAAACAGGACAG gaaATCCAGCAAGTCCGGCTCTCACACGGCAACCCCAAAGAGTCATTCTGCAGACTCCAAGCCAGACAG GGAGACCAGCGACTGCAGAGCCCTTCCCGCCACCTCTAAAAAGTCGCACTTGGACGGCAAGAAAGAGAG GAGAGACTCTACAGACTCAAGATCTTCCACCATCAccgcttcctcctcctcttcctcccctcagaAGAGACCATCGGTGGAAAG GAGGCCCTCTACAGGCTCCAACCCAGCAGCCTCTCCCCCTGGCTCTCGGAAGAACTCCAGTGATGGCAAAGAAGAAAG ACCCAACAGTGCCAAATCCAAACCCGAGACCCCCAAGactcccagcagcccctccagccccacgtTCGCACCGACCATCTGCTTCCTGGCGTCCTGCTACCTCACGGGAGACTCGGTCCGGGACAAGTGCGTCGAGATGATCTCGGCTGCCCTGAAAATGGAtg ATGATTACAAACAGTTTGGAGTCAACTGTGACAAGATGGCCTCTGAAATCGAAGACC ATATCTTCCAGGAGCTGAAGAGCACCGACATGAAGTACCGCAACCGCGTGAGAAGCAGGATCAGTAACCTGAAGGACCCCAAGAACCCCAACCTGCGGAGGAATGTGCTGAATGGAGCCATCTCCCCCAGCCTCATTGCTAGGATGACAGCAGAG GAAATGGCGAGTGAtgaactgaaggagctgaggaacGCCATGACCCTAGAAGCCATCCGGGAGCATCAGATGGCGAAGACCGGGGGCACCACCACGGACCTTTTCCAGTGCGGCAAGTGCAAGAAGAAGAATTGCACTTACAACCAG GTCCAGACGCGTAGCGCCGATGAACCCATGACAACGTTCGTGCTGTGTAACGAGTGCGGGAACCGCTGGAAG TTCTGCTGA
- the TCEA3 gene encoding transcription elongation factor A protein 3 isoform X2: MGRAEELVRIAKKLDKMVTRKNTDGALDLLKELNGYTMTIELLQSTRIGVAVNTVRKQCSDEEVVALAKILIKNWKRLLESSGTPKREKALEGQKNKKEKSLDFPSWQPEGANSHPVKRCKSPAEKHKEKHKERDFPNHKAVGPLPGSKKHSSDQKQDRETSDCRALPATSKKSHLDGKKERRDSTDSRSSTITASSSSSSPQKRPSVERRPSTGSNPAASPPGSRKNSSDGKEERPNSAKSKPETPKTPSSPSSPTFAPTICFLASCYLTGDSVRDKCVEMISAALKMDDDYKQFGVNCDKMASEIEDHIFQELKSTDMKYRNRVRSRISNLKDPKNPNLRRNVLNGAISPSLIARMTAEEMASDELKELRNAMTLEAIREHQMAKTGGTTTDLFQCGKCKKKNCTYNQVQTRSADEPMTTFVLCNECGNRWKFC, encoded by the exons GACGGAGCTCTTGATTTGCTGAAAGAACTGAACGGCTACACTATGACCATCGAGCTGCTGCAG TCCACGAGAATCGGCGTGGCCGTCAACACTGTCCGGAAGCAGTGCTCGGACGAAGAGGTGGTGGCCCTGGCGAAAATCCTCATCAAGAACTGGAAACGGCTGCTAG AGTCCTCGGGAACCCCGAAGAGAGAGAAGGCCCTGGAAGggcaaaagaataaaaaagaaaaaagtctcgACTTTCCCAGCTGGCAGCCCGAAGGGGCGAATTCCCATCCAGTGAAACGCTGCAAAAGCCCCGCTGAGAAGCACAAGGAAAAGCACAAAGAAAG GGACTTTCCCAATCATAAGGCAGTGGGCCCTCTTCCTGGCTCGAAGAAACATTCATCGGATCAGAAACAGGACAG GGAGACCAGCGACTGCAGAGCCCTTCCCGCCACCTCTAAAAAGTCGCACTTGGACGGCAAGAAAGAGAG GAGAGACTCTACAGACTCAAGATCTTCCACCATCAccgcttcctcctcctcttcctcccctcagaAGAGACCATCGGTGGAAAG GAGGCCCTCTACAGGCTCCAACCCAGCAGCCTCTCCCCCTGGCTCTCGGAAGAACTCCAGTGATGGCAAAGAAGAAAG ACCCAACAGTGCCAAATCCAAACCCGAGACCCCCAAGactcccagcagcccctccagccccacgtTCGCACCGACCATCTGCTTCCTGGCGTCCTGCTACCTCACGGGAGACTCGGTCCGGGACAAGTGCGTCGAGATGATCTCGGCTGCCCTGAAAATGGAtg ATGATTACAAACAGTTTGGAGTCAACTGTGACAAGATGGCCTCTGAAATCGAAGACC ATATCTTCCAGGAGCTGAAGAGCACCGACATGAAGTACCGCAACCGCGTGAGAAGCAGGATCAGTAACCTGAAGGACCCCAAGAACCCCAACCTGCGGAGGAATGTGCTGAATGGAGCCATCTCCCCCAGCCTCATTGCTAGGATGACAGCAGAG GAAATGGCGAGTGAtgaactgaaggagctgaggaacGCCATGACCCTAGAAGCCATCCGGGAGCATCAGATGGCGAAGACCGGGGGCACCACCACGGACCTTTTCCAGTGCGGCAAGTGCAAGAAGAAGAATTGCACTTACAACCAG GTCCAGACGCGTAGCGCCGATGAACCCATGACAACGTTCGTGCTGTGTAACGAGTGCGGGAACCGCTGGAAG TTCTGCTGA